A window of Suncus etruscus isolate mSunEtr1 chromosome 4, mSunEtr1.pri.cur, whole genome shotgun sequence contains these coding sequences:
- the MFSD4B gene encoding LOW QUALITY PROTEIN: sodium-dependent glucose transporter 1 (The sequence of the model RefSeq protein was modified relative to this genomic sequence to represent the inferred CDS: inserted 1 base in 1 codon) — MVTALHLKEKDKYQMISPIKNPSHWRGSPQFTTKKKKKKAALNSTAHFWREAGRDWLQSKVPPPRLRRRNARRRALPSEERSRGAAAPRVPSRQAGGGTGSRGGRGPGCGPAARAEPGEGVPARRAGRGPAALGLSIAILGPTFQDLAKNVNRNISSLSLVFVGRASGYLGGSVIGGVLFDTMNHFLLLGVSMLATTAGLYFVPFCKTAVLLIIMVSIFGVSMGILDTGGNVLILALWGEKGAPHMQALHFSFAFGAFVAPLLAKLALGTTVSAKNHTEANLNHSALSHSSGADSGSLLEVPDDLNLLLTYTVIGTYICVVSFSFFALFFKENAKRGKVKASAQRSRRAKYHVALLCLLFIFFFFYVGAEVTYGSYVFSFATTYAGMTESEAAGLNSIFWATFAAFRGLAIFFATCLQPGTMIVLSNIGCLTSSIFLVLFNKNRICLWIATSVYGASMATTFPSGVSWIEQHTTIHGKSAAFFVVGAALGEMAIPAVVGILQGEYPDLPVVLYTCLAAAVATAVLFPVMYSLASXVKNRSMSGRVRKLSSTGLNDYEDAKDEECVEKWNEMTCEVPKYLSISRPPPPKFYPKNWGSLVT, encoded by the exons ATGGTAACAGCATTACATctaaaggagaaagacaaataccagatgatttcACCCATAAAG AACCCATCCCACTGGCGCGGGTCGCCTCAGttcactacaaaaaaaaaaaaaaaaaaagcagccctCAACAGCACCGCCCACTTCTGGCGCGAGGCGGGCCGCGATTGGCTGCAGAGCAAAGTCCCGCCTCCCCGCCTGCGCAGGCGCAATGCGCGCCGGCGCGCGCTCCCTTCA GAGGAGAGAAGCCGGGGGGCTGCGGCGCCGCGTGTCCCGAGCCGCCAAGCTGGAGGTGGAACTGGGAGCCGTGGGGGGCGAGGCCCCGGCTGCGGACCGGCGGCTCGGGCCGAGCCCGGAGAAGGGGTCCCGGCGCGGCGAGCGGGGCGAGGGCCGGCTGCGCTG GGACTAAGTATTGCTATACTGGGGCCCACATTTCAAGATTTAGCAAAAAACGTGAACCGCAACATCAGCagtctctctttggtttttgtggGCCGAGCCTCTGGATATTTGGGTGGCTCTGTGATTGGAGGAGTTCTTTTTGACACTATGAATCACTTTCTACTTTTGG GAGTCTCAATGTTGGCTACCACAGCTGGTCtttattttgttccattttgtaaAACTGCAGTCTTGCTGATTATTATGGTTTCCATCTTTGGTGTTTCAATGGGCATTCTGGATACAG GTGGAAACGTCCTGATCCTGGCTCTTTGGGGGGAGAAAGGAGCCCCACACATGCAGGCCTTACACTTCAGTTTTGCCTTTGGTGCCTTTGTGGCTCCACTGCTGGCCAAGTTGGCACTGGGCACAACAGTGTCTGCCAAAAATCACACAGAAGCCAACTTGAACCATTCTgcccttagccattcatctggagCTGACTCTGGTTCTCTTCTGGAAGTGCCAGATGATCTGAATTTGTTATTGACCTACACTGTTATTGGGACTTACATTTGTGtagtttctttctccttttttgccTTGTTTTTCAAGGAAAATGCAAAACGGGGAAAGGTAAAAGCATCTGCTCAGAGATCTCGAAGAGCTAAGTATCATGTTGCTCTTCTTTGTCTTctgttcatctttttcttcttttatgttgGAGCTGAAGTCACATACGGTTCTTATGTTTTCTCATTTGCTACAACTTATGCTGGCATGACAGAAAGTGAAGCAGCTGGGTTGAACTCCATCTTCTGGGCCACCTTTGCAGCCTTCAGGGGTCTGGCCATCTTTTTTGCTACATGTTTACAACCTGGGACCATGATTGTGTTGAGCAACATTGGCTGCCTAACTTCTTCTATATTTCTCGTACTTTTCAACAAGAACCGAATCTGTCTCTGGATAGCCACTTCAGTCTATGGGGCCTCAATGGCGACCACTTTTCCCAGTGGTGTTTCTTGGATTGAGCAGCACACAACCATCCATGGGAAATCTGCAGCATTTTTTGTAGTTGGTGCTGCCCTAGGAGAAATGGCTATTCCTGCAGTCGTTGGAATTCTTCAAGGAGAATACCCAGATTTGCCGGTGGTTTTGTATACCTGTTTGGCAGCAGCAGTAGCCACTGCTGTTTTATTCCCTGTGATGTACAGCCTTGCAT CAGTCAAGAACAGAAGCATGTCGGGAAGAGTTAGAAAGCTTTCTAGCACTGGGCTGAATGACTATGAGGATGCCAAAGATGAAGAATGTGTGGAAAAATGGAATGAAATGACTTGTGAAGTACCTaaatacttgagtataagccgaccccccccccccaaattttaccctaaaaactggggaaGCTTAGTAACTTGa